A single window of Acidimicrobiia bacterium DNA harbors:
- a CDS encoding adenylate/guanylate cyclase domain-containing protein, which yields MKTTGDGILATFDGPARAVRCGQAIAVGARQLGIEIRSGLHTGEIELRDDDIGGFAVHFASRVMGYAGSGEVVVSQTVKDLVAGSGLAFASVGEQSLKGIPGTWELFTVVH from the coding sequence ATGAAGACAACCGGGGACGGCATCCTCGCCACCTTTGATGGCCCGGCCCGCGCCGTACGTTGCGGCCAGGCCATCGCCGTAGGCGCTCGCCAACTCGGCATCGAAATCCGCTCCGGACTCCACACAGGCGAGATTGAACTCCGCGATGACGACATAGGTGGATTCGCCGTTCACTTCGCCTCGCGAGTCATGGGCTACGCAGGGTCGGGTGAAGTAGTCGTTTCCCAGACGGTCAAAGATCTCGTAGCCGGATCGGGCCTCGCCTTTGCCTCGGTCGGAGAGCAATCGCTCAAAGGCATCCCCGGCACATGGGAGCTCTTCACGGTCGTGCACTGA